From Leptidea sinapis chromosome 12, ilLepSina1.1, whole genome shotgun sequence, the proteins below share one genomic window:
- the LOC126967216 gene encoding retinol dehydrogenase 11-like → MWLVSILIIIIIILSFYIYNLATRGICTNSTHLVGKVVIVTGANSGIGFEIAKDAAERGARVILACRNEQKSIEAVDNIKKSTKNQDVFYYHLDLASFASIRKFAGIVIETEKRLDILINNAGTLTGANDATEDGYSLIMQTNHLGPFILTKLLIPLLKTSAPSRVIITASAMHRMVSVNAEDMSRKPNSRTLINAIVYFKSKLCNILMTFELDRRLKGTGVTVNCFDPGVVYTPMIHYIDYKLIRYVLILFRSFYKKPWEGAQTCIYLAVSPDVENVSGCYFKDCKISKASKTAHDLELAQTIWNESEKCVNL, encoded by the coding sequence ATGTGGCTAGTgtccattttaataattatcattataattttatcgttttatatttataacctagCAACTCGTGGGATATGTACAAACAGTACGCATTTAGTGGGAAAAGTTGTTATTGTGACTGGTGCTAATTCTGGAATTGGATTTGAAATAGCAAAAGATGCAGCAGAAAGAGGAGCACGGGTTATCCTCGCTTGCAGAAATGAGCAAAAGAGTATAGAAGCAGTTGATAATATTAAGAAATCAACAAAAAACCAAGATGTGTTCTATTATCATTTGGATCTCGCTTCCTTCGCGTCAATCAGGAAATTCGCTGGCATCGTAATTGAGACAGAGAAAAGATTGGACATTCTTATCAATAATGCAGGAACATTGACGGGAGCAAACGACGCAACAGAAGATGGATATTCGTTAATAATGCAAACAAATCACCTTGGTCCATTTATCCTGACAAAGCTATTAATTCCTCTACTGAAAACAAGTGCGCCAAGCCGTGTAATAATTACAGCTTCGGCTATGCACAGAATGGTGAGTGTTAATGCTGAAGACATGAGCAGAAAGCCGAACAGTCGAACTTTAATTAACGctatagtttattttaaatctaaacTTTGTAATATTCTAATGACTTTTGAATTAGATCGTCGATTAAAAGGTACAGGTGTTACTGTAAACTGTTTCGATCCTGGTGTTGTTTACACTCCAATGATTCATTATATTGATTATAAGTTAATACGATACGTATTAATTCTGTTTAGATCATTTTATAAGAAGCCTTGGGAAGGTGCACAGACTTGTATATATTTAGCGGTGTCTCCCGATGTTGAGAATGTTAGCGGGTGTTATTTTAAGGATTGCAAAATTTCTAAGGCAAGTAAAACTGCGCATGATTTAGAGTTGGCTCAAACCATTTGGAATGAGTCTGAGAAATGTGTTAATTTGTAA